From a single Bacillus gobiensis genomic region:
- a CDS encoding MogA/MoaB family molybdenum cofactor biosynthesis protein, translating to MSVEEHKKEAPNRVSCHVITVSDTRTYETDKSGKLMIELLKKAGHIVIRHHIVKDELEAIRECVLAGCRDNETDAVLLNGGTGIASRDVTIEAISPLFDKTIPGFGELFRMLSYTEDIGSAAILSRAEAGVIMHTAVFSTPGSSGAVKLAMNKLIVPEIAHVIREIRKDRQSNT from the coding sequence ATGAGCGTAGAGGAACACAAAAAAGAAGCGCCCAATCGGGTGTCCTGTCATGTTATAACGGTCAGTGACACTAGAACTTATGAAACCGATAAAAGCGGCAAATTAATGATTGAACTCCTAAAAAAAGCTGGCCATATTGTCATCAGGCATCACATTGTAAAGGACGAGCTTGAAGCCATAAGAGAATGTGTCCTTGCGGGATGCAGAGATAATGAAACCGATGCTGTTCTTTTAAATGGCGGGACGGGAATTGCCTCAAGAGACGTCACGATAGAGGCGATATCTCCTTTGTTTGATAAAACGATACCCGGGTTCGGCGAGTTATTCAGGATGCTTAGTTATACAGAGGATATTGGTTCAGCAGCGATTCTTTCAAGAGCAGAAGCAGGAGTTATTATGCATACAGCCGTTTTTTCCACACCCGGATCCAGCGGTGCCGTTAAGCTTGCAATGAATAAACTCATCGTACCGGAAATTGCCCATGTGATAAGGGAAATAAGGAAGGATAGGCAATCAAATACTTAA
- a CDS encoding DUF4183 domain-containing protein — MNDKGNVKKPLLTIPTVASEEVQFHIPKKLNIYEFYTISDGQKRIYTEEDGINDLGKQVILDPCKVSYMNLFINGVLQPKESYDVQSGAIILKTSDVPTEGAPLILQMIKL; from the coding sequence ATGAACGATAAAGGAAATGTAAAAAAACCATTGCTTACTATACCGACTGTAGCTTCAGAAGAGGTTCAATTCCATATACCTAAGAAATTAAACATTTATGAGTTTTATACGATTTCAGATGGCCAAAAAAGAATTTACACAGAAGAAGATGGAATCAATGACTTAGGAAAGCAAGTCATACTTGACCCTTGTAAAGTATCATACATGAATCTTTTTATAAACGGAGTGTTGCAGCCTAAGGAAAGCTACGATGTACAGAGCGGAGCCATCATATTGAAAACATCTGACGTACCGACTGAAGGAGCGCCGTTAATCCTGCAAATGATAAAATTATGA
- a CDS encoding DUF4183 domain-containing protein — MPLQIMKPAITTDSTVTVVPTVKRFFNEAAETVTGKGNLTIAVEDFWTDTGADATALPALTADNSYYNVYVNGVLQMEDLLDYTPGGSGTGKLVITVPTGSTIEQHSPVVLVVTYFAPTSDITIFN, encoded by the coding sequence TTGCCACTTCAAATCATGAAGCCTGCAATTACTACTGATTCAACAGTTACTGTAGTACCAACAGTTAAAAGATTTTTTAACGAGGCTGCAGAAACTGTAACCGGAAAAGGAAATTTAACAATTGCTGTTGAAGACTTCTGGACAGATACTGGAGCAGACGCAACTGCACTTCCTGCATTAACTGCAGATAATAGTTATTACAACGTTTATGTGAATGGTGTACTGCAAATGGAAGATTTATTAGACTACACTCCCGGAGGTTCAGGGACTGGGAAACTTGTCATTACTGTCCCTACAGGCTCAACTATTGAACAACATTCTCCTGTAGTTCTGGTTGTTACTTACTTCGCTCCAACATCTGATATCACTATTTTCAACTAA
- a CDS encoding acetate kinase, producing MSKIIAINAGSSSLKFQLFEMPSEKVLTKGLVERIGMDQGIFTISVNGEKNTETTDISNHAIAVKMLLKKLTEFQIIQDLNEIDGIGHRVVHGGEKFSDSTLLTDETIREIEEISELAPLHNPANLVGIKAFKEILPQVPAVAVFDTAFHQTMPEQSYLYSLPYEYYEKFGIRKYGFHGTSHKYVTERAAELLGRPLEELRLISAHLGNGASIAAVEGGKSIDTSMGFTPLAGVAMGTRSGNIDPALIPFIMEKTGQTAEEVLNVLNKKSGLLGISGLSSDLRDIHEAALEGNQRAEVALDVFAERIHKYIGSYAARMRGIDAIIFTAGIGENSAEVRSRVLNGLEFMGVYWDPALNNTHGEEAFINYPHSPVKVIIIPTNEEVMIARDVERIAKKTLI from the coding sequence ATGTCCAAAATCATTGCAATTAACGCGGGAAGCTCTTCATTAAAATTTCAACTGTTTGAAATGCCCAGTGAAAAAGTCCTTACGAAAGGCTTAGTTGAACGGATCGGTATGGATCAAGGCATATTCACCATTTCTGTAAACGGTGAAAAAAACACGGAAACAACAGACATTTCGAATCATGCCATTGCCGTAAAAATGCTTTTGAAAAAGCTCACTGAGTTTCAAATCATTCAAGATTTAAATGAAATTGACGGAATTGGGCACCGAGTAGTCCACGGAGGAGAAAAATTCAGCGATTCGACTTTATTGACGGATGAAACGATCAGGGAGATCGAAGAGATTTCAGAACTTGCTCCGCTGCACAATCCGGCAAACCTCGTTGGAATTAAAGCCTTCAAGGAAATACTTCCGCAAGTTCCTGCAGTTGCTGTTTTTGACACTGCGTTTCATCAAACAATGCCTGAGCAATCTTATTTATATAGCCTTCCTTATGAATATTATGAGAAATTTGGCATCCGTAAATATGGATTCCATGGAACTTCCCATAAATACGTAACGGAACGTGCTGCTGAACTGCTTGGACGTCCTTTGGAAGAGCTTCGTTTGATATCAGCCCATTTAGGTAATGGTGCCAGCATCGCAGCAGTAGAAGGCGGCAAATCAATTGATACGTCTATGGGCTTCACCCCTCTTGCCGGAGTAGCGATGGGTACACGCTCTGGAAACATTGATCCTGCTTTGATTCCTTTTATTATGGAAAAAACAGGCCAAACAGCGGAAGAAGTGCTGAACGTCTTAAATAAGAAAAGCGGACTACTTGGAATCTCCGGTCTTTCCAGCGACCTTCGTGATATCCATGAAGCAGCCCTTGAAGGAAATCAGCGTGCTGAAGTAGCCCTAGATGTTTTTGCAGAACGAATTCATAAATACATCGGTTCATACGCTGCAAGAATGCGCGGAATTGACGCGATTATTTTTACTGCCGGAATCGGTGAAAATAGCGCCGAAGTTCGTTCACGCGTTCTTAACGGACTTGAGTTCATGGGCGTATACTGGGACCCTGCATTAAATAATACGCACGGTGAAGAAGCATTTATCAACTACCCGCATTCCCCTGTAAAGGTAATCATTATTCCAACAAATGAAGAAGTCATGATTGCCAGAGACGTAGAAAGAATTGCGAAAAAAACGTTGATTTAA